In Vibrio coralliilyticus, the following are encoded in one genomic region:
- a CDS encoding FKBP-type peptidyl-prolyl cis-trans isomerase: MSKIIIPIVVLVLAGFMIYRTLVTSKAGEENFAAGQAFLLENAKKEGVVTTESGLQYLVLNKGTGTVHPTTKSKVKVHYHGTLIDGTVFDSSVERGEPISFALKQVIKGWQEGLTHMVEGDKFRLFIPSPLAYGKNGTGPIPPASTLIFDVELLEIQ, encoded by the coding sequence ATGTCTAAAATTATTATTCCCATTGTCGTTCTGGTTCTAGCAGGCTTTATGATTTACCGCACTTTAGTAACAAGTAAAGCAGGTGAAGAAAACTTCGCAGCCGGGCAAGCCTTTCTTCTAGAAAACGCCAAGAAAGAAGGCGTAGTCACTACTGAGAGCGGGTTGCAGTACTTGGTGCTCAATAAAGGGACAGGCACTGTCCATCCAACCACTAAGAGTAAAGTTAAGGTGCATTATCACGGCACATTGATTGACGGTACTGTTTTTGATAGCTCAGTTGAGCGTGGTGAGCCGATTTCATTCGCTTTGAAACAAGTGATTAAAGGCTGGCAAGAAGGCCTGACTCATATGGTCGAAGGCGACAAGTTCCGCTTGTTTATTCCAAGTCCCTTAGCGTATGGCAAGAACGGTACCGGTCCTATTCCACCAGCATCAACTTTAATCTTTGATGTGGAACTTTTAGAAATCCAATAA
- a CDS encoding NUDIX hydrolase translates to MKHLAMAVVIRNGKVLIQERYRAEQGMVMEFPGGEANENEPGTDAAIRELYEETHLSGLSHLATYSDINEYGGRIYYVVLHADEAAVPVAHDKGRQQTFYWMLIEDIPIHDFYKADVNFIQRHLKKHLRRESKELV, encoded by the coding sequence ATGAAGCATTTAGCGATGGCCGTTGTTATCAGAAACGGCAAAGTTCTGATTCAAGAACGTTACCGTGCAGAGCAAGGTATGGTGATGGAATTTCCGGGAGGTGAAGCCAATGAAAACGAACCAGGAACAGATGCCGCTATCCGAGAGCTCTATGAAGAAACTCACCTAAGTGGCCTCTCACATTTAGCGACTTATAGCGATATTAATGAATATGGTGGGAGAATTTACTACGTCGTGTTGCATGCTGATGAGGCAGCAGTACCAGTCGCACACGACAAAGGCAGACAGCAAACGTTTTACTGGATGTTGATTGAAGATATTCCAATCCATGATTTTTATAAAGCAGACGTTAACTTTATTCAGCGTCATCTAAAGAAACATTTGCGCCGAGAGTCAAAGGAACTTGTATAA
- a CDS encoding ATP-dependent zinc protease family protein yields the protein MNKPWKALIPIMLSGGLMACSTTGQQPVESEQKPQVEEPKVEPEKETKPETKPEEKPKPKPQARKTADGKLILGEQEWVYVPGLEESFKARIDTGATTSSISATDVVEFERDGKDWVKFKIEHDGIKSKEIALPVQRWVKIRQSSAEESERRAVVESWIQIGDLKEKTEFTLADRTHLKFPLLLGRSFFKDVAVVDVSKKFVQKKHK from the coding sequence ATGAACAAACCGTGGAAAGCTTTAATTCCGATTATGCTTAGTGGTGGTTTGATGGCATGTTCTACAACAGGTCAACAGCCGGTAGAGTCAGAGCAAAAACCACAAGTTGAAGAGCCTAAAGTAGAGCCAGAAAAAGAAACAAAACCGGAAACAAAGCCGGAAGAGAAACCTAAGCCAAAACCACAGGCAAGAAAGACGGCTGATGGGAAGCTGATACTGGGTGAACAAGAATGGGTGTATGTTCCGGGGCTAGAAGAAAGTTTTAAAGCACGAATCGACACAGGTGCAACCACCTCCTCGATCAGTGCTACGGATGTCGTTGAATTTGAACGTGATGGAAAAGATTGGGTTAAGTTCAAGATTGAGCATGATGGTATCAAGAGTAAAGAGATTGCTTTGCCTGTCCAACGCTGGGTAAAAATTCGCCAGTCGAGTGCAGAAGAGTCTGAACGTCGCGCTGTCGTTGAATCTTGGATTCAAATCGGAGATCTAAAGGAGAAAACCGAGTTCACACTTGCTGATAGAACGCACCTCAAGTTTCCATTGTTGCTTGGACGTAGCTTTTTTAAAGATGTCGCAGTGGTCGATGTCAGCAAAAAGTTTGTGCAGAAAAAGCATAAGTAA
- a CDS encoding amino acid aminotransferase: protein MFSNLPTPTLDPILSLSVAYRNDPRPDKVDLGIGVYKNSAGETPVMKAILQAQDIVVETQKTKSYVGLAGCEEFNQSMVDLLLSGTSAMDRVAAIQTPGASGALRMLGDLMKVAQPETTVWISNPSYVNHRPVMEAAGLKVKHYSYFSPETKQVDTGRMLEELSQAGPKDVVLLHGCCHNPTGADIDFSAWQAITELSQKNGFIPFVDIAYQGFGDGLEEDAKGLRFMADNVEEMLITTSCSKNFGLYRERTGAAIVVGKSVQDVNNAKGKLLTLARATYTMPPDHGAALVKTILQNENLTHAWKQELSEMQQRLLNLRQTLCNELRNTHNTSQFDFIESHKGMFTVLGFTQDQMTQLREEYGIYGVGDGRINIAGLTEKDIPYVADAIVKVS, encoded by the coding sequence ATGTTCTCTAATTTACCAACACCTACATTGGATCCTATCCTTTCTTTATCCGTTGCATACCGAAACGATCCCCGTCCTGACAAAGTGGACTTGGGTATTGGCGTCTATAAAAATAGCGCCGGTGAAACCCCGGTCATGAAAGCTATTTTGCAAGCGCAAGATATTGTTGTTGAAACACAAAAGACGAAATCTTATGTCGGGTTAGCTGGCTGTGAAGAGTTCAACCAGAGCATGGTTGATTTACTACTATCGGGCACCTCTGCAATGGACCGTGTTGCAGCGATCCAGACGCCGGGGGCAAGTGGCGCTTTGCGTATGTTGGGTGACTTAATGAAAGTTGCTCAGCCAGAAACTACGGTTTGGATTTCGAACCCAAGCTATGTTAACCATCGACCAGTCATGGAAGCTGCAGGGTTAAAAGTTAAACACTACTCTTATTTCAGCCCAGAGACTAAGCAAGTCGACACAGGTCGCATGTTGGAAGAGTTATCGCAGGCAGGGCCGAAAGATGTGGTACTTCTTCACGGGTGTTGCCATAACCCAACGGGCGCCGATATTGATTTCTCAGCATGGCAAGCCATTACGGAACTTTCTCAGAAGAATGGTTTTATTCCGTTTGTGGATATCGCGTACCAAGGGTTTGGCGATGGTTTAGAAGAAGATGCCAAAGGCTTACGCTTTATGGCTGATAACGTTGAAGAGATGCTGATAACGACGTCGTGTTCAAAAAACTTTGGCCTATATCGCGAACGCACAGGTGCGGCCATTGTCGTTGGTAAGTCTGTACAAGATGTCAATAACGCAAAAGGTAAGTTACTGACGTTGGCTCGTGCGACTTACACTATGCCACCAGATCACGGTGCTGCGTTGGTTAAGACTATTCTTCAAAATGAAAACTTAACACATGCTTGGAAGCAAGAATTGAGTGAAATGCAGCAGCGCTTGCTCAACCTCCGTCAAACTTTGTGTAACGAACTGAGAAATACCCATAACACTTCACAGTTCGATTTTATTGAAAGCCACAAAGGCATGTTTACTGTGCTAGGATTTACTCAAGACCAAATGACGCAACTCCGTGAAGAGTATGGTATTTATGGTGTCGGTGATGGTCGAATTAACATCGCAGGACTAACAGAAAAAGATATTCCTTACGTAGCCGATGCGATAGTTAAAGTGTCTTAA
- the nrdG gene encoding anaerobic ribonucleoside-triphosphate reductase-activating protein, translating into MNYHQYYPVDVVNGPGTRCTLFVSGCVHQCRGCYNQSTQRLDSGALFTQAAEDQILLDLKDTRIKRRGLSLSGGDPLHPANVADVLKLVKRVRKECPDKDIWMWTGYTLAELTSEQSEVVELLDVLIDGKFEQEKKDLKLEWRGSSNQIIHRFKI; encoded by the coding sequence ATGAATTATCACCAATATTATCCAGTTGATGTTGTGAACGGACCTGGTACTCGCTGTACTCTGTTTGTCTCGGGGTGTGTGCATCAATGCCGTGGCTGTTACAATCAATCCACGCAGCGACTTGATTCTGGCGCGTTGTTTACCCAAGCAGCAGAAGACCAGATCCTTCTGGATTTAAAAGATACCCGTATAAAACGACGTGGTTTGTCTTTGTCTGGCGGAGATCCACTTCATCCTGCAAACGTGGCGGATGTCCTCAAGCTAGTAAAGCGTGTGCGTAAAGAGTGCCCTGATAAAGACATCTGGATGTGGACCGGCTACACACTGGCAGAATTGACGTCAGAACAAAGCGAGGTGGTTGAATTACTCGATGTACTTATTGACGGAAAATTTGAGCAAGAGAAAAAAGATCTCAAGCTGGAGTGGAGGGGGAGTTCCAATCAAATCATACACAGATTCAAAATCTAA
- the nrdD gene encoding anaerobic ribonucleoside-triphosphate reductase, with amino-acid sequence MKPIVIKRDGSRAPFSRDRIQAAVEAAAEHVDKEIAIYALNVALAVELKLRDHDEVHITEIQTLVENELMQGPYKSLARSYIEYRHDRDIAREKQSTLTREIEGLIEESNVDLINENANKDGKVIPTQRDLLAGIVAKHYAKTHILPRDIVQAHEQGDIHYHDLDYAPFFPMFNCMLIDLKGMLTHGFKMGNAEIDTPKSISTATAVTAQIIAQVASHIYGGTTINRIDEVLEPYVMASYAKHLEIAKDWDIHEPEAFARARTEKECYDAFQSLEYEVNTLHTANGQTPFVTFGFGLGTSWASRLIQQSILKNRIAGLGKNRKTAVFPKLVFGIKDGLNHKEADPNYDIKKLALECASKRMYPDILNYEKVVEVTGSFKTPMGCRSFLGTYREEGELIHEGRNNLGVVSLNLPRIAIQSEGCEAKFYEILNEKLVLSRRALETRISRLENVKARVAPILYMEGACGVRLKADEPIANIFKHGRASISLGYIGIHETINALYGNNEHVYDSSELREKALNIIKHLKTTVNQWAEESGYGYSLYGTPSENLCSRFCRIDTKEFGVLEGVTEKGYYTNSFHLDVEKKVNPYDKIDFEMPYPEISSGGFICYGEFPNMQRNIEALENVWDYSYSRVPYYGTNTPIDECYECGYNGEFDCTSKGFTCPSCGNHDSTKVSVTRRVCGYLGSPDARPFNFGKQEEVKRRVKHL; translated from the coding sequence GTGAAACCAATCGTAATCAAACGTGACGGCTCTAGAGCTCCGTTTAGCAGGGATCGCATTCAAGCTGCTGTTGAAGCAGCGGCAGAGCATGTCGATAAAGAGATCGCTATTTACGCGTTAAATGTCGCGTTAGCGGTGGAGCTGAAGCTAAGAGATCACGATGAAGTTCATATTACTGAGATTCAAACCTTAGTAGAAAACGAGTTGATGCAAGGTCCTTACAAATCACTGGCGCGGTCATATATTGAATATCGACATGACCGTGACATAGCGCGAGAAAAGCAGAGTACATTAACACGGGAAATTGAAGGCCTTATTGAGGAAAGTAATGTCGATCTTATTAACGAGAACGCAAATAAAGATGGCAAGGTAATTCCAACTCAACGTGATTTATTAGCGGGTATTGTTGCTAAGCATTATGCTAAAACTCACATTCTGCCTCGCGATATTGTTCAAGCCCATGAACAAGGCGATATTCACTACCATGATTTAGATTACGCACCGTTCTTCCCTATGTTTAACTGTATGTTGATCGACCTAAAAGGCATGTTGACACATGGTTTTAAAATGGGGAATGCCGAAATAGATACGCCAAAATCTATTTCGACAGCGACCGCAGTCACCGCACAAATCATTGCTCAAGTGGCCAGCCATATCTATGGCGGAACGACAATCAATCGGATTGACGAAGTCTTAGAACCTTACGTGATGGCAAGTTACGCTAAACACCTTGAGATAGCTAAAGATTGGGACATTCACGAACCGGAGGCATTTGCACGTGCTCGAACGGAAAAAGAGTGTTATGACGCTTTTCAGTCTTTAGAATATGAAGTCAACACGCTTCACACCGCAAATGGGCAAACTCCCTTTGTCACTTTCGGCTTTGGGCTTGGCACTAGTTGGGCTTCACGCTTAATTCAGCAGTCTATCTTGAAAAATCGTATTGCTGGTTTAGGTAAAAACCGGAAAACTGCGGTGTTCCCTAAACTGGTTTTTGGCATCAAAGACGGACTTAACCACAAAGAGGCTGATCCTAACTACGATATTAAGAAACTCGCACTAGAATGTGCTTCAAAGCGCATGTATCCAGATATTCTTAATTACGAAAAAGTGGTAGAAGTCACGGGTTCATTTAAGACGCCAATGGGTTGTCGTAGCTTTTTGGGTACCTACCGAGAAGAGGGAGAACTCATCCATGAAGGGCGCAATAATTTAGGTGTGGTTAGCTTGAACTTACCGCGAATTGCCATTCAATCTGAAGGCTGCGAAGCGAAGTTCTATGAGATCTTGAATGAAAAACTGGTGCTGTCACGTCGAGCGCTTGAGACTCGTATCTCAAGACTCGAAAATGTCAAAGCGCGTGTGGCGCCTATTCTATACATGGAAGGAGCATGCGGAGTTCGACTTAAAGCTGATGAACCTATCGCCAACATTTTTAAGCATGGTCGAGCATCTATTTCTCTTGGTTATATTGGTATCCATGAAACCATCAACGCACTCTATGGCAATAATGAACACGTGTACGATAGCTCAGAGCTACGTGAAAAAGCACTGAATATTATTAAGCACCTAAAAACAACAGTGAATCAGTGGGCTGAAGAGTCGGGTTATGGCTATAGCTTATACGGCACGCCAAGTGAGAATCTGTGCAGCCGATTCTGCCGTATCGATACCAAGGAATTTGGTGTGCTTGAGGGAGTCACTGAAAAAGGGTACTACACCAACAGCTTCCATTTAGATGTTGAGAAAAAGGTTAACCCATATGACAAGATCGACTTTGAAATGCCTTACCCTGAGATCTCAAGCGGTGGATTCATTTGCTACGGTGAGTTTCCGAACATGCAGCGCAATATCGAAGCGTTAGAAAATGTGTGGGACTATAGCTATAGCCGCGTTCCTTACTATGGAACCAATACGCCCATCGATGAATGTTATGAATGTGGTTATAACGGAGAATTCGACTGCACCAGTAAGGGCTTTACTTGCCCAAGCTGCGGGAATCATGACTCGACTAAAGTTTCGGTAACCCGACGTGTTTGCGGATATTTGGGAAGCCCCGATGCAAGGCCGTTTAATTTCGGTAAACAAGAAGAAGTCAAACGCCGGGTGAAACATCTGTAA
- a CDS encoding YeeE/YedE family protein — protein MSQLKFQMPAQISEQFVALASGIMFGIGMALSGMTNPESVIGFLNVMGDWDPSLAFVMGGALVVFTPIYHFIIKPRRHALLGEPFCLVRSQKVDRRLVSGSILFGTGWGLAGICPGPAITSLSFGNLDMFIFIIAMMTGSLMAKHIRVPINNMAIQRE, from the coding sequence ATGTCACAGCTTAAGTTTCAAATGCCAGCACAAATATCAGAACAATTCGTTGCACTCGCCAGTGGGATAATGTTTGGTATTGGCATGGCGTTGTCTGGGATGACTAATCCAGAAAGTGTTATTGGTTTTTTAAATGTCATGGGGGATTGGGATCCCAGCTTAGCGTTTGTAATGGGAGGTGCGCTAGTCGTATTTACCCCTATTTACCATTTTATAATCAAGCCTCGGAGACATGCGTTGCTGGGGGAGCCGTTCTGTTTAGTAAGGAGCCAGAAGGTTGATAGAAGATTAGTCTCGGGCTCAATACTATTTGGTACCGGCTGGGGACTCGCAGGCATCTGCCCTGGACCTGCTATCACAAGCCTATCATTTGGTAACCTCGATATGTTCATCTTCATTATCGCAATGATGACGGGTTCACTGATGGCAAAACACATCCGAGTACCTATTAATAACATGGCCATTCAACGCGAATGA
- a CDS encoding YeeE/YedE family protein, producing MSGTFPWHSLIGGTLLGLSAAILLLFNAKTAGISGIVNGVFTPNRHDFLWRILFLSGMVSGGALSVSFSEIQVPSPDSISTPHLVVAGLLVGLGTRIGNGCTSGHGICGIGRFSLRSVVATLIFMFTAAVTVYVR from the coding sequence ATGAGTGGAACCTTTCCATGGCATTCTTTAATAGGTGGTACTCTTCTTGGCCTGTCAGCTGCTATTTTATTGTTATTTAACGCTAAGACCGCAGGAATAAGTGGGATTGTAAATGGCGTTTTTACGCCTAATCGGCATGACTTTTTGTGGCGTATCTTGTTTTTGTCAGGAATGGTAAGTGGAGGTGCACTCAGTGTGAGTTTTTCAGAGATACAAGTACCTAGCCCCGACTCTATATCAACGCCTCATTTGGTCGTAGCAGGTTTGCTTGTTGGCTTAGGTACGCGTATTGGTAATGGATGTACCAGTGGTCATGGTATCTGTGGTATCGGCCGATTTTCTCTACGCTCCGTTGTGGCCACGCTGATCTTTATGTTCACTGCGGCTGTGACGGTTTATGTTCGCTAA
- a CDS encoding ArsR/SmtB family transcription factor, with amino-acid sequence MGSNTIDIPEMRERATEASDMLKVMAHPVRLMILCQLTQGEMGAGELQKNALLSQSAFSQHLTILRNHKMIQARKVSQQVFYSLADPRIETLIESFHDVFCRRS; translated from the coding sequence ATGGGTTCAAACACGATTGATATTCCAGAAATGAGGGAAAGGGCGACTGAGGCTTCAGATATGCTGAAGGTTATGGCTCACCCTGTTCGTTTGATGATTTTGTGCCAACTGACGCAGGGCGAAATGGGGGCAGGAGAGCTACAGAAGAACGCTTTACTTAGCCAATCTGCGTTTTCTCAGCATCTTACGATATTGCGTAATCACAAGATGATTCAGGCCCGCAAAGTCTCGCAGCAAGTTTTTTATTCTTTAGCGGACCCTAGAATTGAAACGTTAATTGAATCTTTTCACGATGTGTTTTGTAGGAGGTCATGA
- a CDS encoding choice-of-anchor I family protein — translation MFTVHKLTTLAACTAIALAGCTSLETTKLTAECQVTAKPESSESSITGLTLLGTYVADSEFDTSAAEIVAYDECSDQLFVVNAQAKRVDVMTLDAQNRPTKAAHIDLSTAGEMANIKIGAANSVSVHNGLVAVAIENQVKQENGLIALYHADTLELIKTYQTGALPDMVSFSKDGRYIATANEGEPNSDYSIDPEGSITLVDLASGIEQAEVKQISFKAFNQGESRHDELMETIRISAPGATVAQDLEPEYLTFADDGYLYVALQENNALAKIDIHKASVDSIYGLGGKSWETKALDASNKDKKLGNFNSYPQLEGLYMPDSIASFQVEGETYIATANEGDGREYGFKTTQAVCDSKGFEWDEDDFTDSSQYRTEKGFCIVYSDELRGKDLNVNASHPLKSQLSDKNQLARLKVVKPNGDLAQDDVVYSFGSRSFSLWNANGELVFDSGDEFADIVNTLDPQHLNSSNDSNETADDRSDDKGVEPEAIEVASINGRQYAFIGLERQGGIMVYDVSTPTSPMFINYINNRDFSEPVCTQVSDGECSNDTYNPEAGDLGPESIRYFARHGQHLLAVGNEVSGTTSIYRIEL, via the coding sequence TTGTTTACTGTTCATAAATTGACTACTTTGGCTGCTTGTACTGCTATTGCTCTAGCGGGTTGCACTTCTCTAGAAACAACTAAATTGACCGCAGAGTGCCAAGTTACCGCCAAGCCTGAGAGCTCAGAGTCTTCTATCACCGGGTTAACATTACTCGGGACCTATGTCGCCGATAGTGAGTTTGACACTTCGGCAGCAGAAATCGTTGCTTATGACGAATGTAGCGATCAATTGTTTGTGGTGAATGCCCAAGCCAAGCGAGTCGATGTCATGACTTTAGATGCACAAAATCGTCCTACTAAAGCTGCGCATATTGACTTATCCACCGCGGGTGAAATGGCCAACATCAAGATTGGCGCCGCCAATAGTGTTTCTGTTCACAATGGCTTAGTCGCAGTCGCCATTGAAAACCAAGTGAAGCAAGAAAATGGCTTGATTGCGTTGTACCATGCAGACACATTAGAACTGATTAAGACCTATCAAACCGGTGCACTGCCAGATATGGTGTCTTTTTCTAAAGATGGTCGTTACATAGCAACAGCTAACGAAGGCGAGCCAAATTCTGACTACAGCATCGACCCTGAAGGCAGTATCACATTAGTCGACCTCGCATCAGGTATTGAGCAAGCCGAAGTCAAACAGATCTCATTCAAAGCGTTCAACCAAGGCGAATCACGACATGATGAGCTAATGGAAACCATCAGAATATCAGCTCCAGGGGCGACCGTTGCACAAGATTTAGAGCCAGAATACCTGACTTTCGCAGATGACGGCTATTTGTACGTTGCGCTTCAGGAAAACAATGCGCTGGCTAAAATTGATATTCACAAGGCTTCCGTTGACTCTATCTACGGCTTAGGTGGGAAAAGCTGGGAAACAAAAGCTCTAGATGCTTCTAACAAAGATAAAAAGCTGGGCAACTTTAACTCTTACCCTCAACTTGAAGGGCTTTACATGCCAGATTCTATCGCTAGTTTTCAAGTAGAGGGAGAAACCTACATCGCAACAGCCAACGAAGGTGATGGTCGAGAGTATGGTTTTAAAACCACTCAAGCGGTCTGCGATAGCAAAGGTTTTGAATGGGACGAAGATGACTTCACGGACTCGAGCCAATACAGAACTGAAAAAGGCTTCTGTATCGTATACAGCGATGAGCTGCGTGGTAAAGACCTTAACGTCAACGCATCACATCCACTAAAAAGCCAACTCAGTGACAAAAACCAACTTGCCCGTCTGAAAGTTGTAAAGCCGAATGGCGATTTAGCACAAGATGATGTGGTTTATAGTTTTGGTAGCCGCTCTTTTTCACTGTGGAATGCAAACGGTGAACTCGTATTTGACAGTGGCGATGAGTTTGCTGATATCGTCAATACACTTGATCCACAACACCTGAACAGCAGCAACGACAGCAATGAAACAGCTGATGACCGCAGTGATGATAAAGGAGTTGAGCCAGAGGCCATTGAAGTTGCATCAATTAATGGTCGGCAGTATGCGTTTATCGGGTTGGAAAGACAAGGTGGCATTATGGTTTACGATGTGAGCACACCAACTTCACCGATGTTCATCAACTACATAAACAATCGCGACTTCTCCGAGCCAGTTTGTACTCAAGTTTCGGATGGCGAGTGTAGTAATGATACATATAACCCAGAAGCAGGTGATTTAGGTCCCGAATCGATTCGTTATTTTGCTCGACATGGTCAGCACCTCCTCGCAGTGGGTAACGAAGTCAGCGGAACTACATCGATTTACCGCATAGAACTTTAA